From a single bacterium genomic region:
- a CDS encoding putative metal-dependent hydrolase: MTARSAAEPPKYPAGPFVADEGHDDRRRDTWIREIERAPARLRDAVSGLTDGQLNTAYRNWTIRQIVHHLADSHLNAYARCKLALTEDRPTIKPYDESRWSLLADARGAGVEASLQIFDGLHARWGYLLRSLSGDAFERAFYHPESREVVPLWRAVASYAWHGRHHTAQIDWVRQHKLGRARHVKRP; encoded by the coding sequence GTGACCGCACGCAGCGCGGCGGAGCCGCCGAAGTATCCCGCCGGTCCGTTCGTCGCGGACGAGGGCCACGACGACCGGCGGCGCGACACCTGGATCCGGGAGATCGAGCGCGCCCCGGCGCGCCTGCGCGACGCGGTGTCCGGCCTTACCGACGGGCAACTCAATACGGCCTACCGAAACTGGACGATCCGGCAGATCGTGCATCACCTGGCGGACAGCCATCTCAACGCCTACGCCCGCTGCAAGCTCGCCCTCACCGAGGACCGGCCGACGATCAAGCCGTATGACGAGAGCCGGTGGTCGCTCCTCGCCGATGCGCGGGGCGCCGGGGTCGAGGCCTCGCTGCAGATCTTCGACGGCCTGCACGCGCGATGGGGCTATCTCCTGCGGTCGCTTTCCGGCGACGCGTTCGAGCGGGCATTCTACCACCCGGAAAGCCGCGAGGTGGTCCCGCTCTGGCGCGCGGTCGCCTCGTATGCCTGGCACGGCCGGCATCACACCGCGCAGATCGACTGGGTGCGGCAACACAAGCTTGGGCGCGCCCGACATGTAAAACGTCCGTAA